A section of the Candidatus Moraniibacteriota bacterium genome encodes:
- a CDS encoding ABC transporter ATP-binding protein — MPTQKPTKTGVSRKRPVRRVAGSAVKPERDPAVVPEKKTVTTVRRRTVRRVSLPEVPNLAPAPAKKAPKRAVRQTALPEASVSLSAGTKATAEPSVRRSVPSVTAPAASPQPAPVSTPASNPSPRPSAFSLPAAPAAPTPQTGDEIIRATDVFKAFDIGTQMVLVLKGVTFSVTRGDFMVLFGASGCGKSTLLHILLGLEPPTKGTITFLNEDMYAGRSEDDRAQFRKYHIGMVYQQSNWVKSLTVLENVAFPMMLLGEDKTKSLEKAYDTLKVMKMENWAHYHPMELSGGQQQRVAVARAIITDPEVLVADEPTGNLDYEAGQNLMYLLNDLNHMGKTIIMVTHDLEYIQYSKTALNMKDGRIEGIYRDKEKTTLESKLTYKKADFSSLEKK; from the coding sequence ATGCCGACACAAAAACCAACCAAGACAGGCGTATCGCGGAAGCGGCCGGTTCGTCGAGTGGCAGGGTCCGCGGTGAAACCGGAACGGGATCCCGCCGTCGTGCCCGAGAAGAAGACGGTGACGACTGTTCGTCGGCGGACTGTCCGTCGTGTGAGTTTGCCGGAAGTGCCGAATTTGGCCCCAGCACCGGCCAAGAAAGCTCCCAAACGAGCAGTGCGTCAGACGGCGCTGCCGGAAGCTAGTGTTTCCCTCTCGGCCGGTACGAAGGCGACTGCTGAGCCGTCAGTGCGTCGGAGTGTGCCGTCCGTGACCGCACCTGCCGCTTCGCCACAGCCTGCACCGGTGTCAACGCCGGCGTCGAACCCGTCTCCTCGACCGTCCGCTTTCAGTCTGCCTGCTGCACCTGCCGCACCTACGCCGCAGACGGGAGATGAGATTATCCGTGCCACAGATGTCTTCAAGGCTTTCGATATCGGGACGCAAATGGTGCTCGTTTTGAAGGGTGTGACCTTCTCTGTGACTCGCGGGGATTTCATGGTGCTCTTCGGTGCTTCAGGTTGCGGCAAGTCAACACTGCTGCATATCCTCCTCGGACTCGAGCCACCGACGAAAGGTACGATCACCTTCCTCAATGAAGACATGTACGCGGGTCGCTCGGAGGATGACCGGGCGCAATTTCGCAAGTACCATATCGGTATGGTGTATCAGCAGTCGAACTGGGTGAAATCACTCACCGTCCTCGAAAATGTCGCGTTCCCGATGATGCTCTTGGGCGAAGACAAGACGAAAAGCTTGGAGAAAGCCTATGATACTCTCAAGGTGATGAAGATGGAGAATTGGGCGCACTACCATCCGATGGAATTGTCCGGCGGACAGCAGCAGCGCGTCGCAGTCGCCCGAGCGATCATCACTGATCCGGAAGTGCTGGTCGCGGATGAACCGACGGGAAACCTCGACTACGAGGCCGGACAGAACCTGATGTACCTCCTCAATGACTTGAATCATATGGGCAAGACCATCATCATGGTGACGCATGACCTCGAGTACATCCAGTACTCCAAGACAGCCCTGAATATGAAGGATGGCCGGATCGAAGGTATCTACCGGGACAAAGAGAAAACGACACTCGAATCCAAACTGACATACAAGAAGGCGGATTTCAGTTCGCTTGAGAAAAAATAG
- a CDS encoding ABC transporter permease yields the protein MWFRKKTTIPSSPSLPSDSAVPTGKKIPKHWGIVGWVRSIAWFFRHSFIRIFVFILLILTYILAKISFHIWYWRVLWRERHSRGDGTGSGTPSEILFSRYAERLFRIFHTANGESIDKISLIEIAIRNMKGKKTRTAVTIGGMAIGIGSIVFLVSIGYGLQRLVISQVAKLEEMQQADVSLQPGGKIKIQDRTIADFTQIPNIASVDPLISVVGRVNYQNSVSDMAVYGVTTQYLAQSALRPVQGEFFESHEIVLPSGAEAEAAVREKPKRQGEIVEKVAFSTTGLKWVRLRAEPNADSAFLGYGKIEETEVMGDIVWGGSYTANDTFGKAGFDADNQPVGKWVRGNFSLFEETACSTAEADCIGGKYLLMRDESETPIVRQAYLAVTDDWLTLRVLNAEEKSTLASAEAQNPTFNIRESGDGWVEVDGEGEATVTDNTERVALATSAKREAVVSRAMLRVLSIPEGEAVGKTFNTSFVVTGSLLADSQKKVESVPEDYTIVGVIPEDKTPIFYVPFIDLRGLGIEYYSQAKVTARSQEVLADVRKQVESMGFVTNSVADTVTQINSFFASARIILGLLGMVALGVAALGMFNTLTVSLLERTREVGLMKAIGMKSVEVQELFLTESMVMAFFGGILGLLVGLIGGKALGAGLSLLAIFKGAGAIDVSYIPPSFVIAILVFSLIVGIVTGIYPARRATSISALNALRYE from the coding sequence ATGTGGTTCAGGAAAAAGACAACCATCCCGTCCTCGCCCAGTCTGCCTTCGGACAGCGCGGTGCCGACGGGAAAGAAAATACCGAAGCACTGGGGTATAGTCGGCTGGGTCCGCTCTATCGCCTGGTTCTTCCGGCACAGCTTCATTCGGATCTTCGTCTTCATCCTGCTCATCCTCACCTATATCCTTGCTAAGATTTCTTTCCATATCTGGTACTGGCGCGTGTTGTGGCGGGAGCGGCACAGCCGGGGGGACGGCACCGGGTCCGGCACGCCCTCAGAGATTCTGTTTTCGCGCTATGCGGAGCGGCTGTTCCGGATATTCCACACCGCGAACGGCGAGAGTATCGACAAGATTAGTCTCATCGAGATCGCGATTCGTAACATGAAAGGAAAGAAGACTCGAACGGCTGTGACGATTGGCGGCATGGCGATCGGCATCGGATCGATTGTCTTTCTCGTTTCGATCGGCTATGGACTGCAGCGTCTCGTCATCTCCCAGGTTGCCAAGCTCGAAGAGATGCAGCAGGCTGATGTGTCACTCCAACCGGGTGGAAAGATCAAGATCCAGGATCGGACAATCGCTGATTTCACGCAGATCCCAAATATTGCCTCGGTTGATCCGCTCATCTCTGTCGTCGGGAGGGTGAATTATCAGAACTCGGTGTCGGACATGGCGGTGTATGGTGTCACGACACAATACCTCGCACAATCGGCCCTCCGCCCAGTCCAAGGAGAGTTTTTTGAGAGCCACGAGATCGTGCTGCCTTCGGGTGCCGAGGCAGAGGCGGCCGTCCGAGAGAAACCGAAGCGGCAAGGTGAGATCGTCGAGAAAGTCGCATTTTCAACGACTGGCTTGAAGTGGGTTCGGCTCCGGGCAGAACCGAATGCGGATTCAGCTTTCCTCGGATACGGGAAGATTGAGGAGACGGAAGTGATGGGAGACATCGTCTGGGGCGGTTCTTATACTGCGAACGACACGTTCGGAAAGGCTGGTTTCGATGCCGATAATCAGCCGGTCGGGAAATGGGTGCGCGGGAATTTCTCGCTGTTTGAGGAGACGGCCTGTTCGACCGCTGAAGCTGATTGCATCGGCGGGAAATACCTCTTGATGCGCGATGAGAGTGAGACGCCGATCGTCCGGCAGGCGTATCTCGCGGTGACAGATGACTGGCTAACCCTGCGCGTGCTCAACGCGGAAGAAAAGAGCACACTCGCTTCGGCCGAGGCACAGAACCCAACCTTCAATATCCGGGAATCCGGCGATGGCTGGGTGGAAGTGGACGGCGAAGGCGAAGCGACCGTAACAGACAACACCGAACGGGTCGCTTTGGCGACAAGTGCGAAGCGCGAGGCAGTGGTGAGTCGTGCGATGCTCCGCGTCCTCTCGATTCCCGAAGGTGAAGCAGTCGGTAAAACATTCAATACGAGTTTCGTCGTGACCGGCAGCCTCCTCGCCGACTCACAGAAGAAGGTGGAGTCGGTTCCTGAAGACTATACGATTGTCGGTGTGATTCCTGAAGACAAGACCCCGATATTCTATGTTCCGTTCATCGATCTCCGAGGCCTTGGAATCGAATACTACTCCCAGGCCAAGGTGACGGCGCGGAGCCAAGAGGTCCTGGCAGATGTGCGCAAGCAGGTCGAGAGCATGGGATTTGTGACGAACTCGGTCGCGGACACAGTGACGCAGATCAATTCGTTTTTTGCGAGTGCCCGGATCATTCTCGGCCTCCTCGGCATGGTCGCACTCGGTGTGGCGGCCTTGGGCATGTTCAATACCCTCACGGTATCCCTCCTCGAGCGTACTCGCGAAGTCGGTCTCATGAAAGCGATCGGGATGAAATCGGTCGAGGTCCAAGAACTCTTCCTGACAGAATCGATGGTGATGGCCTTCTTCGGTGGCATCCTTGGCCTCTTGGTCGGCCTCATCGGCGGCAAGGCACTTGGCGCGGGACTGTCGCTTCTCGCGATTTTCAAGGGTGCCGGCGCAATCGACGTATCGTATATCCCACCTTCTTTCGTTATTGCGATTCTGGTCTTCTCGTTGATTGTCGGCATTGTGACGGGTATCTATCCGGCTCGGCGCGCGACAAGTATCTCTGCTCTGAACGCTCTCCGGTATGAATAG
- a CDS encoding CBS domain-containing protein → MLVKEIMTTDIISVKSDSSAQAVADLIVQHQIHAVPIVNELFELQGIVAEGDFFYQHSGPVTMAAYLVNRLTKKKAAPDGANLSAVLVSDIMASPCITIAPTATVEEAGAILVEKNFNTLPVVNDTNTLVGIVTAHDVLKSLLAAN, encoded by the coding sequence ATGCTCGTCAAAGAAATTATGACCACGGACATCATCTCCGTGAAGTCGGACAGTTCCGCACAAGCCGTGGCGGACCTGATCGTACAACACCAGATTCATGCTGTGCCTATCGTGAACGAACTGTTTGAACTGCAAGGCATCGTGGCTGAAGGGGACTTCTTCTACCAGCATTCCGGTCCGGTGACGATGGCCGCATACCTGGTCAATCGTCTGACCAAGAAGAAGGCAGCTCCGGATGGCGCCAATCTGTCGGCTGTGTTGGTGAGCGATATTATGGCGAGTCCCTGCATCACGATCGCCCCGACGGCTACTGTCGAAGAGGCTGGTGCTATCTTGGTCGAGAAGAATTTCAATACATTGCCCGTGGTAAATGATACCAATACGCTTGTCGGGATCGTCACTGCTCACGATGTACTGAAGTCATTGCTCGCGGCCAATTAA